One genomic region from Chthoniobacterales bacterium encodes:
- a CDS encoding outer membrane lipoprotein-sorting protein: MTHRPGKQARKTALLLFSIATFIALALPSWAKPSGPEIVAQAREMIRAQDVSLTGKLRTGATNIPFQLTQRGGVSTYVFRDPAETIRVQLGENGVKITGADKTTTPIRNSVLTYDDLALRFLYWTRIEDLGDEKLRSLPCWKLRLDAPDKSSPYAFVKLWVNVQSGAFIRAQAFDWTGALAKQFDVISTQNIEGRTFLKSMKIQLTKPASPNPETLSYLEIDKPN; this comes from the coding sequence CACTTTCATCGCATTGGCACTCCCCTCGTGGGCGAAACCCAGCGGCCCCGAAATCGTCGCCCAAGCCCGCGAAATGATCCGCGCGCAGGACGTTTCCCTCACCGGCAAACTCCGCACCGGCGCGACGAACATCCCCTTCCAGCTCACCCAGCGCGGCGGCGTTTCCACTTACGTTTTTCGCGACCCGGCGGAAACCATCCGCGTCCAGCTCGGGGAAAATGGCGTCAAAATCACCGGCGCTGATAAGACCACGACTCCGATCAGAAATTCCGTCCTCACCTACGACGACCTCGCCCTGCGCTTCCTTTATTGGACCCGGATCGAAGACCTCGGCGACGAGAAACTCCGCTCCCTCCCCTGCTGGAAACTCCGCCTCGATGCGCCCGATAAATCATCGCCCTACGCCTTCGTCAAACTCTGGGTCAACGTGCAAAGCGGCGCCTTCATCCGCGCCCAAGCCTTCGACTGGACCGGCGCCCTCGCCAAACAATTCGACGTCATCAGCACCCAAAACATCGAAGGCCGCACCTTCCTGAAGTCGATGAAAATCCAACTCACCAAACCCGCCTCACCCAACCCCGAAACCCTCAGCTACTTGGAGATCGACAAGCCGAATTAG
- the aroF gene encoding 3-deoxy-7-phosphoheptulonate synthase codes for MIVILKPHTPRPDIDFVIAEIEKLGYAASPIHGTNQTVIAAIGDETTHHTLESLTALPGVERVVRVQKRYKLVSRDAHPEDTIVDVDGVKIGGGHFAMMAGPCSVESEKQLLDTAHAVAAAGATILRGGAYKPRTSPYEFQGLGKEGLRLLALAKKETGLKIITELLSELDVEHVAETADILQIGARNTQNFALLIAAAKTGKPILLKRGMSERIEEWLMAAEYILAHGNPNVLLCERGIRTFETYTRNTLDLAAVAIAKKESHLPVIVDPSQGAGRADLVKVLCRGAVALGADGLLIEVHPNPAEALSDGQQQLDLAGYASLPAELEPFLRAVGK; via the coding sequence ATGATCGTCATCCTCAAACCCCACACGCCGCGTCCCGACATCGATTTCGTCATCGCTGAAATCGAAAAACTCGGTTACGCCGCCAGCCCCATCCACGGCACCAACCAGACCGTCATCGCCGCCATCGGGGACGAAACCACCCATCACACCCTCGAGTCGCTCACCGCACTTCCCGGCGTCGAACGCGTCGTCCGCGTCCAGAAACGCTACAAACTCGTCAGCCGCGACGCGCATCCCGAAGACACCATCGTCGATGTCGATGGCGTGAAAATCGGCGGCGGCCACTTCGCCATGATGGCCGGCCCGTGCAGCGTCGAGAGCGAGAAACAACTCCTCGACACCGCCCACGCCGTCGCTGCTGCCGGTGCCACGATTCTCCGCGGCGGAGCCTACAAACCCCGCACCTCGCCCTACGAATTCCAGGGCCTTGGCAAAGAAGGCCTCCGCCTCCTCGCCCTCGCGAAAAAAGAAACCGGCCTCAAGATCATCACCGAACTCCTCAGCGAACTCGACGTCGAACACGTCGCCGAAACCGCCGACATCCTGCAAATCGGCGCGCGCAACACGCAAAATTTCGCCCTTCTCATCGCCGCCGCCAAGACCGGCAAACCCATCCTGCTGAAGCGCGGCATGAGCGAGCGCATCGAGGAATGGCTCATGGCCGCCGAATACATCCTCGCCCACGGCAACCCCAACGTCCTCCTTTGCGAACGCGGCATCCGCACCTTCGAGACCTACACCCGCAACACCCTCGATCTCGCCGCCGTCGCCATCGCGAAAAAAGAATCGCATTTGCCCGTCATCGTCGATCCGAGCCAGGGAGCCGGACGCGCCGATTTGGTCAAAGTCCTCTGCCGTGGCGCCGTCGCCCTCGGAGCCGATGGATTGCTCATCGAAGTCCACCCCAACCCCGCCGAAGCCCTCAGCGACGGCCAGCAACAACTCGACCTCGCCGGCTACGCCAGCCTCCCAGCCGAGTTGGAGCCCTTTCTGCGAGCCGTCGGCAAATAA
- the trpA gene encoding tryptophan synthase subunit alpha, with translation MSTRIDDTFARLRSQNHKGFIAYITGGDPDLDRTRIIAHALERAGVDILEIGLPFSDPLADGIANQLSAQRALEAGTNIPKLLAMIAEFRKTSQLPIVIYSYLNPVLTYGFRKFHEEAAAAGVDGLLLLDLPPDEANRSAELANSSGLQRILLIAPTTPAERIAKITAAGSGFIYYVSREGVTGEQSSVATSLPERVEMIRATTKLPIAIGFGVSNPEQAAEVAAAGDAVVVGSAIVKRIQEHAADPELGEKIFQFVQPLVAAAHGV, from the coding sequence ATGAGCACCCGCATCGACGACACTTTCGCCCGACTCCGCAGCCAAAATCATAAGGGCTTCATCGCCTACATCACCGGCGGCGACCCCGATTTGGATCGAACTCGGATCATCGCCCACGCCCTCGAGCGCGCCGGGGTGGACATCCTCGAAATCGGCCTCCCATTTTCCGATCCGCTGGCCGACGGCATCGCCAATCAACTCAGCGCCCAGCGCGCCCTCGAAGCCGGCACGAACATCCCGAAACTGCTAGCGATGATCGCTGAATTTCGCAAAACGTCGCAGCTTCCGATCGTCATTTATTCCTATTTGAATCCTGTGCTGACTTACGGCTTCCGCAAATTCCACGAGGAAGCCGCAGCCGCCGGAGTCGATGGCCTTCTCCTGCTCGACTTGCCGCCCGATGAAGCGAATCGCAGCGCGGAACTCGCGAACTCATCCGGGTTGCAACGCATTCTCCTCATCGCGCCGACCACACCCGCCGAGCGCATCGCCAAGATCACCGCCGCTGGATCGGGCTTCATTTATTACGTCTCCCGCGAAGGCGTCACCGGCGAGCAGAGCAGCGTCGCCACCTCCTTGCCCGAGCGCGTGGAAATGATCCGCGCCACCACAAAACTGCCCATCGCCATCGGCTTCGGCGTGTCGAATCCCGAGCAAGCCGCCGAAGTCGCCGCCGCCGGGGACGCCGTCGTTGTCGGCAGCGCCATCGTCAAACGCATCCAGGAACACGCCGCCGATCCAGAACTGGGCGAGAAGATTTTCCAATTCGTCCAGCCGCTCGTCGCTGCGGCGCACGGAGTTTGA
- a CDS encoding class II fumarate hydratase: MEKTRIERDSMGEMSVPADALYGASTQRAVLNFPVSGYRFPRSFIRALGLIKAGAALANRDLGKLDPGLSEIIVTAALEVADGKLDEHFPLDIFQTGSGTSTNTNANEVICHRAMQLGSEVHPNDHVNMGQSSNDVIPSAIHIAAAESLKNDLLPALDALHLELLGKSGEFWDVLKIGRTHLMDATPIRLGQEFSGYAKQVEYGKLRAGNAIRALEELALGGTAVGTGLNTDRTFSGKVCRTLWEKTGISFREAANHFEAQGAKDGLVEASGQLKTIAVSLFKIANDLRWLSSGPQCGIGELQLPATQPGSSIMPGKVNPVMCESLMQVCTQVIGNDATITWAGANGNLDLNVMMPVMAHNILESIRLLSNSTRLFADRCVAGIVANREHCESLIEKSLAMVTSLAPIIGYDLAAEIAKESAKTGRTVREICQERQILPEEKLAAALDPVKMTGNA; encoded by the coding sequence ATGGAAAAAACTCGGATCGAACGCGATTCCATGGGCGAAATGTCGGTGCCCGCCGATGCCCTTTATGGAGCGTCCACCCAGAGGGCGGTTTTGAATTTTCCCGTCAGCGGCTACCGGTTTCCACGTTCCTTCATCCGCGCACTGGGCTTGATTAAAGCCGGCGCGGCTCTGGCCAATCGCGACTTGGGAAAACTCGATCCGGGTTTGAGCGAAATCATCGTCACCGCCGCGCTGGAAGTCGCCGACGGGAAGCTCGACGAACATTTTCCGCTCGATATTTTTCAGACCGGCTCCGGGACGAGCACGAACACGAACGCCAACGAAGTCATCTGCCACAGAGCGATGCAACTCGGCTCCGAAGTGCATCCGAACGACCATGTGAACATGGGCCAGTCGAGCAACGACGTCATTCCGTCGGCCATCCACATCGCGGCGGCGGAGTCGTTGAAAAACGATTTGCTGCCCGCTCTCGACGCGTTGCACTTGGAGTTGCTCGGGAAATCCGGCGAGTTCTGGGACGTGCTGAAAATCGGCCGCACGCACCTCATGGATGCGACTCCGATTCGACTGGGGCAGGAGTTTTCTGGTTACGCGAAGCAGGTGGAATACGGAAAACTGCGCGCTGGAAACGCCATTCGTGCCCTCGAAGAACTCGCGCTCGGCGGCACAGCGGTCGGCACGGGATTGAACACCGACCGGACGTTTTCCGGCAAAGTCTGCCGCACGCTTTGGGAGAAAACGGGGATTTCGTTTCGTGAAGCGGCCAATCATTTCGAGGCGCAAGGCGCCAAGGACGGTCTCGTGGAGGCGAGCGGTCAGCTCAAGACGATCGCGGTGTCACTTTTCAAGATCGCCAACGATCTGCGCTGGCTTTCGAGCGGTCCGCAATGCGGCATTGGCGAACTCCAATTGCCTGCAACTCAACCCGGCAGCTCGATCATGCCCGGCAAGGTGAACCCCGTAATGTGCGAATCGCTCATGCAAGTTTGTACGCAAGTCATCGGCAACGACGCCACGATCACCTGGGCCGGCGCGAATGGAAATCTCGATCTCAACGTCATGATGCCCGTGATGGCGCACAACATTTTGGAGAGCATCCGATTGCTATCGAACTCGACTCGACTTTTTGCCGACCGCTGCGTCGCCGGGATCGTGGCGAACCGCGAACACTGCGAGTCCTTGATCGAGAAAAGCCTGGCAATGGTCACGAGTCTCGCGCCGATCATCGGCTACGATTTGGCGGCAGAGATTGCCAAGGAAAGCGCCAAGACCGGACGCACCGTGCGGGAGATTTGTCAGGAGCGGCAGATTTTACCCGAAGAAAAACTCGCCGCCGCGCTCGATCCCGTCAAAATGACGGGCAACGCATGA
- a CDS encoding acetylxylan esterase: protein MPLVDKPLLELLKYQGRNPKPADFDSYWDDALAEMEAIDPQVELVPHPISGVDFAETFDLFFTGVGGSRVHAQYIRPKKAEKPGPALLQFHGYSGNSGDWAPKLRWAAAGFAVAALDCRGQGGQSDDLGGARGMTLRGHIVRGLDDPDPRKLGYRQIFLDTAQLAKIVSGFREIDGDRLGAYGGSQGGALTLACAALAPIKRALPVYPFLCDYQRVWEMDLAKDAYDELKYFFRMFDPNHERENEIFTRLGYIDCQHLAPRITGEILMAVGLMDTICPPSSQFAAYNKITSKKSLKVYPDFGHEGLPWLGDVEWEFFAGL, encoded by the coding sequence ATGCCACTCGTTGACAAACCTCTTCTCGAGCTCCTGAAATACCAGGGCCGCAACCCAAAACCAGCCGACTTCGATTCCTATTGGGACGACGCACTGGCCGAAATGGAGGCCATCGATCCGCAGGTCGAGCTGGTGCCGCATCCGATCTCGGGCGTCGATTTTGCGGAGACGTTCGACCTGTTTTTCACTGGCGTCGGTGGGTCACGGGTTCACGCCCAATACATTCGCCCGAAGAAAGCCGAAAAGCCGGGGCCTGCGCTTTTGCAATTTCACGGTTACTCCGGCAACAGCGGCGACTGGGCTCCGAAACTGCGCTGGGCGGCGGCGGGATTTGCGGTGGCGGCACTCGATTGCCGCGGTCAGGGTGGTCAAAGTGACGACCTCGGCGGCGCACGCGGAATGACGCTGCGCGGTCACATCGTTCGCGGCCTGGACGACCCAGACCCGCGCAAATTGGGCTATCGCCAGATCTTTTTGGACACGGCGCAACTGGCAAAAATCGTGTCCGGTTTCCGTGAAATCGACGGCGACCGACTCGGCGCTTACGGCGGTTCGCAAGGCGGCGCTCTCACCCTCGCCTGCGCCGCGCTCGCGCCGATCAAGCGCGCCCTGCCAGTGTATCCGTTTCTCTGCGATTACCAACGCGTCTGGGAAATGGATCTGGCGAAGGATGCCTACGACGAGTTGAAGTATTTCTTCCGGATGTTTGATCCGAATCACGAACGTGAAAACGAGATTTTCACCCGGCTTGGTTACATCGATTGCCAGCATCTGGCCCCGCGCATCACGGGAGAAATCCTGATGGCTGTCGGCCTGATGGACACCATCTGCCCGCCGTCGTCGCAATTTGCGGCCTACAACAAGATCACGTCGAAAAAGAGCCTGAAGGTTTATCCCGATTTCGGCCACGAGGGATTGCCCTGGCTGGGCGACGTCGAGTGGGAGTTCTTCGCCGGACTTTGA
- a CDS encoding metalloregulator ArsR/SmtB family transcription factor — MKYSYPDLDSVTLSAVMHALSDEARLEILRQLIAKEDGECCCGEFCGDLAKATVSHHMRVLREAGLIQHRVEGTKSITFLRRDEVAGRFPGLWELIGTQQLVG, encoded by the coding sequence ATGAAGTATTCCTACCCAGACCTCGACTCCGTCACTTTGTCTGCCGTCATGCACGCCCTGTCGGACGAGGCTCGGCTGGAAATCCTCCGCCAGCTCATTGCCAAGGAAGACGGCGAATGCTGCTGCGGCGAGTTCTGCGGCGATCTGGCCAAGGCGACGGTGTCGCATCACATGCGGGTCCTGCGCGAGGCCGGGCTCATCCAGCACCGGGTCGAAGGCACGAAAAGCATCACCTTTCTCCGCCGCGACGAAGTGGCAGGACGTTTCCCCGGTTTGTGGGAACTGATCGGCACCCAGCAACTCGTCGGCTAG
- the hydA gene encoding dihydropyrimidinase yields MSLLIKNGEIVTATERYIADIWCEGETISLIAPNIDAPEGVEVIDATGKYVFPGFIDPHTHIYLPFMGTHAKDTYTTGSQAALIGGTTTIFDMCCPSRAQSAAEGFAIWKEQSAGKSACDYSFHMGVTRFDENTRAELESIVSEGIASFKIFLAYKGAFGIDDSELYNTLKLASELGVVVCAHCENETLVAERQKELLAAGLTGPEQHYESRPPIVEAEGVHHLMTFAELLGTEIYIVHLSCIEALREAVAARLRGVKVSVETLIQYLLLSQEDTKRPDFEGAKYVMSPPLRDASNQEILWNALRSGLIQTVATDHAPFDFAGQKPMGADDFTKIPNGIPALEDRINLLHSYGVEAGKIDLNTMVAVACTNVAKTFGLFPRKGAIQPGSDADLVIFDPEWRGTISAATQTMNVDYSAFEGWELRGRPSVVTVRGEVAVRDGKFVGTVGRGQLLARPTKAG; encoded by the coding sequence ATGAGCTTGCTGATCAAAAATGGGGAAATCGTCACGGCCACGGAGCGTTATATCGCCGACATCTGGTGCGAGGGGGAGACGATCTCGCTGATCGCTCCGAACATCGACGCGCCGGAAGGCGTGGAGGTGATCGATGCCACCGGGAAATATGTCTTTCCGGGGTTTATCGATCCGCACACCCATATTTATCTGCCCTTTATGGGCACCCATGCGAAGGATACTTACACGACGGGCAGCCAGGCGGCGCTCATCGGGGGAACGACGACGATTTTCGACATGTGCTGTCCGTCGCGGGCACAGTCGGCGGCGGAGGGGTTTGCCATCTGGAAGGAGCAATCGGCAGGGAAGTCGGCCTGCGATTATTCGTTTCACATGGGGGTGACGCGTTTCGATGAAAACACCAGGGCGGAGTTGGAGTCGATTGTGAGTGAAGGGATCGCGTCGTTTAAGATTTTCCTGGCTTACAAAGGTGCCTTTGGCATCGACGATTCGGAGCTCTACAACACGCTCAAACTCGCCTCCGAGCTGGGCGTGGTGGTCTGCGCGCACTGCGAAAACGAGACGCTGGTCGCCGAGCGTCAGAAGGAGTTGCTGGCAGCAGGATTGACGGGACCAGAGCAGCATTATGAGAGCCGTCCGCCGATCGTGGAAGCGGAAGGGGTGCATCATTTGATGACGTTTGCGGAGTTGCTGGGGACGGAGATTTACATCGTGCATCTGAGTTGCATCGAGGCCTTGCGCGAAGCCGTCGCGGCCCGGTTGCGCGGGGTGAAAGTGTCCGTCGAGACGCTCATTCAGTATTTGCTCCTCAGCCAGGAGGACACGAAGCGGCCCGACTTCGAGGGCGCGAAATACGTCATGTCCCCGCCCCTGCGCGACGCGTCGAATCAGGAGATTCTCTGGAATGCGCTGCGCTCGGGTCTGATTCAAACCGTGGCGACGGACCATGCGCCCTTCGATTTCGCCGGTCAGAAACCGATGGGCGCGGACGATTTCACGAAGATCCCCAATGGCATCCCGGCTCTGGAAGACCGCATCAATTTGCTCCACAGCTACGGCGTCGAGGCGGGCAAGATCGATCTCAACACCATGGTCGCCGTGGCCTGCACGAACGTCGCGAAGACCTTCGGCTTGTTTCCCAGAAAGGGCGCGATCCAACCCGGCTCCGACGCTGACTTGGTGATCTTCGACCCCGAATGGCGCGGGACGATTTCCGCCGCCACGCAGACGATGAACGTGGATTACAGCGCCTTCGAAGGCTGGGAACTGCGGGGGCGTCCGAGTGTGGTCACGGTGCGCGGGGAAGTCGCGGTGAGGGATGGGAAATTCGTCGGCACCGTGGGCCGCGGGCAGCTTCTGGCCCGTCCGACGAAGGCTGGCTAA
- a CDS encoding cytochrome ubiquinol oxidase subunit I, with amino-acid sequence MENLDVLILSRIQFAFTIAFHYIYPPLSIGLGLALVVIEGMWMKTGLPLYHQMARFWTKVFALTFAIGVATGIVMEFEFGTNWATYSRYVGDVFGSALAAEGIFAFFLESGFLAILLFGWNKVGRKMHFFSTCMVCLGAHFSAVWIVVANSWQQTPAGYHIVGEGVHARAEIIDFWAMVFNPSSMERLSHVIGGAWLAGSTLVMSVSAWYLLKNKHTKFAKASLKVGLAIALVTSLLQLTTGHKSAVGVAKNQPAKMAAFEGHYETGPKAALFLGGWVNDKAEKVQFGIGVPGMLSWLLHGDVNAPVTGLREFVKADRPPVNFVFQTYHLMIGIGFGLIGLTLLSAFLLWRGKLFSSKPMLLLLVLSVLGPQVANQVGWFSAEVGRQPWIVYGLLRTSDGLSKVVQANVVLTSLVMFTVVYLLLFAVFVYLLNDKIHHGPDPDDLQVTGRLGDSLAHKTGRADE; translated from the coding sequence ATGGAAAATCTCGACGTATTGATCCTTTCCAGAATCCAATTCGCGTTCACGATTGCGTTTCATTACATCTACCCGCCGTTAAGCATCGGATTGGGACTGGCCTTGGTGGTGATTGAAGGGATGTGGATGAAAACAGGGCTGCCGTTGTATCATCAGATGGCGCGGTTCTGGACGAAGGTTTTTGCGCTCACCTTTGCCATCGGAGTGGCGACGGGGATTGTGATGGAGTTTGAGTTTGGCACGAATTGGGCCACGTATTCGCGCTATGTCGGCGATGTTTTCGGCAGTGCGCTGGCGGCGGAGGGAATCTTCGCGTTTTTCCTGGAATCGGGCTTTCTGGCGATCCTGCTCTTTGGCTGGAACAAAGTCGGACGCAAAATGCATTTCTTTTCAACCTGCATGGTCTGCCTGGGTGCGCATTTTTCCGCCGTCTGGATCGTGGTGGCGAATTCCTGGCAACAGACGCCGGCGGGTTATCACATCGTGGGGGAAGGCGTTCACGCGCGCGCCGAGATTATTGATTTCTGGGCGATGGTCTTTAACCCGTCGTCGATGGAACGGCTGAGCCACGTGATCGGCGGGGCGTGGCTGGCTGGCTCGACGTTGGTGATGAGTGTGAGCGCCTGGTATTTGCTGAAAAACAAGCACACGAAATTTGCAAAGGCGTCGCTCAAAGTGGGACTGGCGATTGCGTTGGTGACGTCGCTTTTGCAACTGACGACCGGCCACAAAAGCGCGGTCGGCGTGGCAAAAAATCAGCCCGCGAAGATGGCGGCATTCGAGGGACATTACGAGACCGGTCCGAAGGCGGCGCTTTTCCTGGGCGGCTGGGTGAACGACAAGGCGGAGAAAGTGCAATTCGGCATCGGCGTTCCGGGGATGTTGAGCTGGCTTTTGCATGGCGATGTGAATGCACCGGTGACGGGGCTGCGCGAGTTTGTGAAGGCGGATCGGCCACCGGTGAATTTCGTGTTTCAGACCTATCACCTGATGATTGGGATCGGCTTCGGCTTAATCGGCCTGACGCTGCTCTCGGCGTTTCTGCTCTGGCGCGGAAAACTTTTCTCCAGCAAGCCGATGTTGCTCTTGCTCGTGCTCTCGGTGCTGGGGCCGCAGGTGGCGAATCAGGTGGGCTGGTTTTCCGCCGAAGTGGGGCGTCAACCGTGGATCGTTTATGGGCTGCTGCGCACGTCCGATGGCTTGTCGAAAGTGGTCCAGGCCAACGTGGTTCTGACCTCGCTGGTTATGTTCACCGTGGTTTATCTGCTGCTCTTCGCGGTCTTCGTTTATCTGCTGAACGACAAAATCCATCACGGTCCCGACCCGGATGATTTGCAGGTGACGGGACGACTCGGAGACAGTCTTGCGCACAAAACCGGGAGGGCGGACGAATAA
- the cydB gene encoding cytochrome d ubiquinol oxidase subunit II has product MEFPHLDLNIVWFILVGVLFTGYAMLDGFDLGVGVLHLFTKTDEERRLMLNSIGPVWDGNEVWLVTGGGALFAAFPMVYATVFSGFYLAFMLLLVALIFRAVAIEFRSKQPMKWWRKMWDIGFAGGSFLSSFLIGVAMGNIAWGIPLDADHEYRGGLLPLLHPYALLLGVTTVALFAMHGAIYGVMKTEGELHDKLRRWVNRCIIIFIICYATTTMATLIYVPHMLVTIKAHPGFFLLALLNMLAIANIPREIHFGRDHLAFISSCFAVIALMALFGVGMFPNMVFSHVSPENSLTLYNGASSKKTLGIMLTIAICGIPIVLAYTASIYWIFRGKVTLDKTSY; this is encoded by the coding sequence ATGGAATTTCCCCATCTCGATCTCAACATCGTCTGGTTCATCCTGGTCGGTGTTCTATTCACCGGCTACGCGATGCTGGATGGCTTCGATCTCGGCGTCGGCGTGCTGCATTTGTTCACGAAAACAGACGAGGAACGTCGCCTGATGCTGAACTCCATCGGCCCGGTCTGGGACGGAAACGAGGTCTGGCTGGTGACGGGCGGCGGCGCGCTCTTTGCGGCGTTTCCGATGGTTTATGCGACGGTCTTTTCGGGGTTTTATCTGGCGTTCATGCTGTTGCTGGTCGCGCTGATTTTTCGTGCGGTGGCCATCGAGTTCCGTAGCAAGCAACCGATGAAATGGTGGCGAAAAATGTGGGACATCGGTTTCGCGGGCGGGAGCTTTCTGTCGAGTTTCCTCATCGGAGTGGCCATGGGGAATATCGCCTGGGGCATCCCGCTGGACGCAGACCACGAATATCGCGGTGGGTTGTTGCCCTTGCTCCATCCTTACGCGCTGCTGCTCGGGGTGACGACAGTGGCGCTTTTCGCGATGCACGGCGCAATCTATGGGGTGATGAAAACCGAGGGCGAACTGCACGATAAATTGCGGCGTTGGGTGAACCGCTGCATCATTATTTTCATCATCTGCTATGCCACGACGACGATGGCGACGCTGATCTACGTGCCGCACATGCTGGTGACGATCAAGGCGCATCCCGGCTTCTTTTTGCTGGCGTTGCTAAACATGCTGGCGATTGCGAATATCCCGCGCGAGATCCATTTCGGACGCGATCATCTGGCGTTTATCTCCTCGTGTTTCGCGGTGATCGCGCTGATGGCCCTCTTCGGCGTCGGCATGTTTCCCAACATGGTTTTCAGCCACGTGTCGCCGGAAAACAGTCTCACTCTTTACAACGGCGCATCCTCTAAAAAAACCTTGGGCATCATGCTCACTATCGCGATTTGCGGCATCCCGATCGTGCTCGCTTACACGGCGAGCATTTACTGGATTTTCCGAGGCAAAGTGACGCTCGACAAGACCAGCTACTAG
- a CDS encoding NCS1 family nucleobase:cation symporter-1, whose product MALTTGDVVLGNPFIQDSQLYNADLAPVPPEKRTWTQWNFAALWISMAACIPTYLLASSLIDEGMNWWQAVLTIFLGNLIVLVPMILNAHAGTRYGIPFPVLCRSSFGTRGANIPALMRALVACGWFGIQTWIGGSAIFKIVAVFQPSLSAIEPVHALGISLPQLVCFLIFWGINMFVVWRGIDSIRILLNIKAPLLIALGLLLLGWAYQRAGGFGPILSQPSAFDPGQPKAGQFWTTFFPSLTGMIGFWATLSLNIPDFSRYARSQKAQIIGQLIGLPPTMALYSFIGVAVTSATMIIFGKTIWDPVDVLTRFTNPVVLVLAMLALCLATLATNLAANVVGPANDFSNLAPRLISFRTGGLITGFIGLLIMPWKLVSDPSGFIFTWLVGYSSLLGPIAGIMIADYFVLRKRILSESDLYLENGVYRGTGGFNLAGVGALLIAILPSLPGFLVEVKLIASTAVPAFLVTAYHSAWFIGFAVAFVAYLALATHRKN is encoded by the coding sequence ATGGCACTCACTACCGGGGACGTAGTTTTGGGAAATCCGTTCATCCAGGACAGTCAGCTTTACAACGCCGACCTCGCACCCGTGCCGCCGGAGAAACGCACTTGGACCCAATGGAATTTCGCCGCGCTCTGGATTTCCATGGCGGCCTGCATCCCAACTTATTTGCTCGCCTCGTCCTTGATAGACGAGGGCATGAACTGGTGGCAGGCCGTCCTCACCATCTTCCTCGGCAACCTCATCGTGCTCGTCCCGATGATCCTCAATGCCCACGCCGGCACGCGCTACGGGATTCCGTTTCCGGTCTTGTGCCGGTCGTCTTTTGGCACGCGCGGGGCTAACATTCCCGCTCTCATGCGAGCCTTGGTCGCCTGTGGCTGGTTTGGCATCCAGACGTGGATCGGAGGCAGTGCGATCTTCAAAATCGTCGCCGTTTTCCAGCCGAGTTTGAGTGCAATCGAGCCCGTCCACGCTCTGGGAATTTCACTGCCGCAACTGGTCTGCTTTCTAATTTTCTGGGGCATCAACATGTTCGTCGTCTGGCGCGGGATCGATTCCATCCGCATCCTGCTCAACATCAAAGCGCCGCTCCTCATCGCGCTCGGACTCCTCCTCCTCGGCTGGGCTTACCAGCGCGCGGGCGGGTTTGGTCCGATTCTCAGCCAACCGTCCGCCTTCGATCCGGGACAGCCGAAGGCGGGTCAATTCTGGACCACGTTTTTTCCGTCGCTCACCGGCATGATCGGCTTCTGGGCCACGCTCTCGCTGAACATCCCCGATTTCTCCCGCTACGCCCGCTCGCAAAAGGCGCAAATAATCGGCCAGCTCATCGGACTGCCGCCGACGATGGCGCTCTACTCCTTCATCGGAGTTGCAGTCACCTCAGCCACGATGATCATCTTTGGCAAAACCATCTGGGACCCGGTCGATGTGCTCACGCGCTTCACCAATCCCGTCGTGCTAGTACTAGCGATGCTCGCGCTCTGCCTCGCCACTTTGGCAACGAATCTCGCGGCCAATGTCGTCGGGCCAGCCAATGATTTTTCCAACCTCGCGCCGCGCCTCATCTCCTTTCGCACCGGCGGGCTGATCACCGGCTTCATCGGACTGCTCATCATGCCATGGAAACTCGTTTCCGACCCGAGCGGCTTCATTTTTACCTGGCTCGTCGGCTACAGCAGCCTGCTCGGCCCCATCGCCGGCATCATGATCGCCGATTATTTCGTCCTCCGAAAACGTATCCTGAGCGAGTCCGATCTTTATCTGGAAAACGGCGTCTATCGCGGCACCGGTGGCTTCAATCTGGCCGGTGTCGGCGCGCTGCTCATCGCCATTTTGCCCAGCCTCCCCGGCTTCCTCGTGGAGGTAAAATTGATCGCTTCCACAGCCGTGCCCGCCTTTCTGGTGACGGCTTATCATTCCGCGTGGTTTATTGGCTTCGCCGTCGCCTTTGTGGCTTATCTGGCGCTGGCCACACATCGCAAAAACTAA